The genomic stretch GACTTCCGCGTCACCCGTGGCGCCGGCCTGCTGGCGCGCTACGCGTGGACCCGGCCGGACGGCGGCTTCGGGACGGAGGTGGAGTGGGTGCCGCTGGTGCACGCGGTGGCGCTGCCCGGCGGGCCCGTCGAGCGGGAGACGTACGACCGGATCAAGTCCGAACTGGTCACCCGCGTCCGGGAAGCCGGGCCGCTGGACGGCCTGGTGTACGACATCCACGGCGCCATGAGCGTCACCGGCCTGGACGACGCCGAGGCGGACCTCACCGAGGCCGTACGGGACGCGCTCGGCCCCGACGCGCTCATCTCGGCCGCCATGGACCTGCACGGCAACGTCTCGCGCCGCTTCGCCGGCCACCTCGACCTGCTCACCGCGCACCGGCTGGCCCCGCACGAGGACGCCTGGGAGACCCGCGAGCGGGCCGCCCGCAAGCTGGTCGAACGGCTGGCGTCCGGCAAGGGCCGCCCGTACCGCGCCTGGGTGCAGGTCCCGGTGCTGCTGCCCGGCGAGAAGACCAGCACCCGCCTGGAGCCGGCCAAGTCCCTCTACGGCAGGCTCGCCGCGGTCGAGGCGCTGGACGGCATCGTCGACGCGGCCGTGTGGGTGGGGTACGCCTGGGCCGACGAGGAGCGCTGCCGGGCCGCGGTGGTGGTGACCGGCGACGACCCGGACCTGGCGCTCGCCCAGGCCCGGAGCATCGCCCAGGAGTACTGGGACGTGCGCCGCGGCTTCGTCTTCGCCGGCCCGACCGGCGACGCCGACACCTGCATAGCGCGCGCCGTGGCGTCCTCCGCCCGCCCGTTCCTGATCAGCGACTCCGGCGACAACCCGACCGCGGGCGGCGCGGGCGACCTCGCGTACATGCTGGGCCGTCTGCTGGCGCACGAGGACCTGGCGAGCGGGCGGGTCACCGCGCTGCACCCCGGCATCACCGACCCGGCGGCCGTGGCCGCGTGCTTCGAGGCCGGGGCCGGCGCGCGGGTGACGCTGAAGGTCGGCGGCCACGTCAGCGCGGGCACCGGCCCGCACGCCGAGCCGTACGAGCTGACCGGCACCGTCACCGCCCTGCGGGAGCCCGCCGCGCCCGCGCCCGGGGCCCCGCGCGGCAACCCCGCGTACGACGGGGGCGGCCGCGGTGCCGTGGTGACCTGCGGCGGGGTGACCGCCGTCCTCACCGAGCGGCGCACGCCGTTCCACACCCGTGCCGACTTCGCCCCGCTGGACCCGGCCGCGTACGACATCGTCGTGGTGAAGATCGGCTATCTGGAGCCGGAGCTGCACGAGCTGGCCGCCGACTGGCTGCTCGCCCTCACCCCCGGCGGCGTGGACCAGGACCTGCTGCGGCTGGGGCACCACCGGGTGGCCCGCCCCCTCTACCCGTTCGACGACGCGGGCTTCGAGGACCCGGACCTGACGCCGGTGCTGCTCTGACCGGCACCGACGACCTCCGGACCGGCACCGGAACCCGGCGGACCGGCGCCAGAGCCCCCAGGCCCGGCGCCGGGGTCCTCCGGCGTACGAAAACGGCCGAACGGGCCAGTACGGCCGATATGTGCGGCGCCCGTGCATGACGGCCCGTACGGTGGAGAGGCGCTCCCTGATCACCTTTCCCCCGACGGAGGGCCCCGATGGAGTCGCCGACCCCGCTCACCGAAAGCGATCTGCTCGATCTCGACGCCCACTGGCGGGCGCTGAACTACCTCGCCGCCGGCCAGATCTACCTGACCGGCAACCCGCTGCTCACCGAGGACCTGCGGCCCGAGCACATCAAGCCGCGGCTGCTCGGGCACTGGGGCACCTGCCCCGGCCTGAACCTCGTCTACACCCACGTCAACCGGGTCATCAGCACCCACGGGCAGGACGCGGTGTGCGTGTGGGGCCCGGGGCACGGCGGGCCCTCGGTGTTCGCCGGGGCGTGGCTGGAGGGCACGTACGGGGAGCTGAACCCGGACGTCTCGCGGGACGCGGCCGGGATGGCGCGGCTGTTCCGGCAGTTCTCGTTCCCCGGCGGGGTGCCCAGCCACGCCGCGCCGAACGTGCCGGGCTCGTTCCACGAGGGCGGCGAGCTGGGCTACTCGCTCTCGCACGCGTACGGTGCCGCGCTGGACAACCCGGATCTGCTGGTGGCCTGTGTGATCGGCGACGGCGAGGCGGAGACCGGGCCGCTGGCCGCCTCCTGGCACGCGAACAAGTTCCTGGACCCGCGGCACGACGGCGCCGTGCTGCCGATCCTGCACCTGAACGGCTACAAGATCGCCAATCCCACGGTCCTCGCCCGGCTGGACGAGGACGAGCTGGACGCGCTGCTGCGCGGCTACGGCCACGAACCGCTGTTCGTCACCGGCTCCGATCCCGCGCAGGTGCACCGCGACATGGCCGCGGCCATGGACACCGCGCTGCACCGCATCCGCGCGGCGCAGCGCGCCGCCCGGGACGGCGACGAGCGGGAACGGCCCCGCTGGCCGGCGATCGTGCTGCGCACCCCCAAGGGCTGGACCGGCCCCGGCGAGGTGGACGGCACCCCCGTCGAGGGCACCTGGCGCGCCCATCAGGTGCCGCTGTCCGGGGTGCGCGACAACCCGGACCACCTGCGCCAGCTGGAGGGCTGGCTGCGCTCGTACGCGCCGGACGAACTCTTCGACGGCGACGGCCGCCCGGTGGACCGGGTGCTGGCCTGCGTACCGAGCGGTGACCGGCGGCTCGGCGCCTCCCCGCACGCCAACGGCGGCCGCCTCGTCCGTACGCTGCCGCTGCCCGACCCCGAGAAGTACGCCGTGCCCGTCGACAAGCCCGGCACCCAGATGCACGAGCCGACCCGCGTCCTCGGCGGCCTGCTGCGCGACCTGATGGAGCGGACCGCGGACCGGCGCGACTTCCGCCTGTTCGGCCCGGACGAGACGGCCTCCAACCGCCTCCAGGACGTGTACACCGCCACCGACAAGACGTGGCAGGCGCGGACCGAGCCCACCGACGAGCACCTGGGGCGGCACGGGCGCGTGATGGAGGTGCTCTCGGAGCACCTGTGCCAGGGCTGGCTGGAGGGCTATGTGCTCTCCGGGCGGCACGGGCTGTTCTCCTCGTACGAGGCGTTCGCGCACATCGTGTCGAGCATGGCCTCCCAGCACGTCAAGTGGCTCCAGGCGGCCCGCTCCATCCCCTGGCGGCGCCCGGTCGCGGGCCTGAACTACCTGCTGACCTCGCACGTCTGGCGCCAGGACCACAACGGCTTCTCGCACCAGGACCCCGGCTTCGTCGACCACATCCTCAACAAGGACCCGCACACCGTACGGGTCTACCTGCCGCCGGACGCCAACAGCCTGCTGTGCGTGGCCGACCATGTGCTGCGCACCCGGGACGTGCTCAACGTGGTGGTCGCGGGCAAGCAGCCGTGCTTCGACTGGCTGGACATCGAGCAGGCGCGGGCGCACTGCGCGCGCGGCGCGGGCATCTGGGAGTGGGCGGGCACCGAGCGGCCCGGCACCCGCCCCGACGTGGTGCTCGCCTGCGCCGGTGACGTGCCGACGCAGGAGACGCTGGCCGCCGCCTCGCTGCTGCGCGCCCACCTGCCGGAGCTGTCCGTACGGGTCGTCAACGTCGTCGACATGACCCGGCTGCAACCGAACGAGGAGCATCCGCACGGGCTGACGGAGCGGGAGTTC from Streptomyces albofaciens JCM 4342 encodes the following:
- a CDS encoding M81 family metallopeptidase — protein: MRIAIGGMAIESSQFCPHRSAYDDFRVTRGAGLLARYAWTRPDGGFGTEVEWVPLVHAVALPGGPVERETYDRIKSELVTRVREAGPLDGLVYDIHGAMSVTGLDDAEADLTEAVRDALGPDALISAAMDLHGNVSRRFAGHLDLLTAHRLAPHEDAWETRERAARKLVERLASGKGRPYRAWVQVPVLLPGEKTSTRLEPAKSLYGRLAAVEALDGIVDAAVWVGYAWADEERCRAAVVVTGDDPDLALAQARSIAQEYWDVRRGFVFAGPTGDADTCIARAVASSARPFLISDSGDNPTAGGAGDLAYMLGRLLAHEDLASGRVTALHPGITDPAAVAACFEAGAGARVTLKVGGHVSAGTGPHAEPYELTGTVTALREPAAPAPGAPRGNPAYDGGGRGAVVTCGGVTAVLTERRTPFHTRADFAPLDPAAYDIVVVKIGYLEPELHELAADWLLALTPGGVDQDLLRLGHHRVARPLYPFDDAGFEDPDLTPVLL
- a CDS encoding phosphoketolase family protein; the protein is MESPTPLTESDLLDLDAHWRALNYLAAGQIYLTGNPLLTEDLRPEHIKPRLLGHWGTCPGLNLVYTHVNRVISTHGQDAVCVWGPGHGGPSVFAGAWLEGTYGELNPDVSRDAAGMARLFRQFSFPGGVPSHAAPNVPGSFHEGGELGYSLSHAYGAALDNPDLLVACVIGDGEAETGPLAASWHANKFLDPRHDGAVLPILHLNGYKIANPTVLARLDEDELDALLRGYGHEPLFVTGSDPAQVHRDMAAAMDTALHRIRAAQRAARDGDERERPRWPAIVLRTPKGWTGPGEVDGTPVEGTWRAHQVPLSGVRDNPDHLRQLEGWLRSYAPDELFDGDGRPVDRVLACVPSGDRRLGASPHANGGRLVRTLPLPDPEKYAVPVDKPGTQMHEPTRVLGGLLRDLMERTADRRDFRLFGPDETASNRLQDVYTATDKTWQARTEPTDEHLGRHGRVMEVLSEHLCQGWLEGYVLSGRHGLFSSYEAFAHIVSSMASQHVKWLQAARSIPWRRPVAGLNYLLTSHVWRQDHNGFSHQDPGFVDHILNKDPHTVRVYLPPDANSLLCVADHVLRTRDVLNVVVAGKQPCFDWLDIEQARAHCARGAGIWEWAGTERPGTRPDVVLACAGDVPTQETLAAASLLRAHLPELSVRVVNVVDMTRLQPNEEHPHGLTEREFEALLPHDVPVVFAYHGYPWLVHRLTYRRAVHPHLHVRGYKEMGTTTTPFDMVVTNDLDRYRLVMDVIDRVPGLAVRAAGVRQAMADVRQRHHDWIREHGTDLPEVEEWSWPGGGR